From Halorubrum salinarum, the proteins below share one genomic window:
- a CDS encoding carbohydrate ABC transporter permease, with translation MSVESYLEDRLDRDVDGEKLTAILVFMLPGLTLFGIFSVGPMLYSAVGSFFTWDGFTIGQFAGFETWIATFNDDAIINWDNLLALQYPMGALPQNIIWMVVHVPLSTLLGLGLALLFADLRGRSILRSMVFLAFTTPTVVIGLVLLFVYDPQAGIFNGLLRSIGLESVVRNWVQEPQIAIYALIAGGVWVQTGFSMLLYSSALAGIDPALLESARVDGAGRFRRFKDIIWPLVKPVTAVVVIMSMIWVIRIFAIVYAAGGPSGGPGGVFSVLGLEVYQAAFSVPIEYSKAMVVALIELVIALPMAWYIASMD, from the coding sequence ATGTCCGTCGAATCGTACCTAGAGGACCGGCTCGACCGCGACGTGGACGGGGAGAAGCTCACCGCGATCCTCGTGTTCATGCTCCCCGGGCTCACGCTGTTCGGCATCTTCTCCGTCGGGCCGATGCTGTACTCGGCGGTCGGGAGCTTCTTCACCTGGGACGGGTTCACGATCGGGCAGTTCGCCGGGTTCGAGACGTGGATCGCGACGTTCAACGACGACGCGATCATCAACTGGGACAACCTCCTCGCGCTCCAGTACCCGATGGGGGCGCTGCCGCAGAACATCATCTGGATGGTTGTCCACGTCCCGCTGAGCACGCTGCTCGGCCTCGGGCTCGCGCTGCTTTTCGCCGACCTGCGCGGGCGGAGCATCCTGCGCTCGATGGTGTTCCTCGCGTTCACGACGCCGACGGTCGTGATCGGGCTCGTCCTCCTCTTCGTCTACGACCCGCAGGCCGGCATCTTCAACGGGCTGCTCCGGTCGATCGGGCTGGAGTCGGTGGTGCGGAACTGGGTCCAGGAGCCGCAGATCGCGATCTACGCGCTGATCGCGGGCGGCGTCTGGGTCCAGACCGGATTCAGCATGCTGTTGTACAGCTCCGCGCTCGCGGGGATCGACCCCGCGCTGCTGGAGTCCGCCCGCGTCGACGGCGCGGGGCGGTTCAGGCGGTTCAAGGACATCATCTGGCCGCTCGTCAAGCCCGTGACGGCGGTCGTGGTGATCATGAGCATGATCTGGGTGATCCGGATCTTCGCCATCGTCTACGCGGCCGGGGGGCCCTCGGGCGGTCCCGGCGGGGTGTTCTCCGTCCTCGGCTTAGAGGTGTACCAGGCGGCGTTCTCCGTTCCGATCGAGTACAGCAAGGCGATGGTCGTCGCGCTCATCGAACTGGTGATCGCGCTCCCGATGGCATGGTACATCGCGTCAATGGACTGA